In one Acidimicrobium ferrooxidans DSM 10331 genomic region, the following are encoded:
- a CDS encoding sensor histidine kinase: MRRKSSSRVDTTADRIPIGVAVGCYDASMASELGGRAGGTGRRVRLGWEALGTVTMAGTLFVIVLDPIGSAVRAVSVGFVLALMVAVWLALGRVGFERPGLARWLLVGLEGTLLLVAVALDANAAYLLLAWSFLAYVLLAASVSVPVVMGVAALVGLETHLLPRPPVPWATIVSWYVPDIAAGTMLAVFLERTRRHEELLRHTIDELRAAQTTMRELAYRMGELHERERLAARIHETVAQHLVGILLLVRGEAPTEGARLIEEASLAGLEATRSLIRELRRREESPEALADVVLVEAARLRAAGLEVEVVGDLEGLELPPMVLDLAARLLAEGSTNVLRHAIGATRVRLEARLEGAQLVLGVVDDGAAPADPRQLEGHLGLALLAERVERLGGLFEAHPREHGGFELAARLPYRMARAIEEPAWTA, from the coding sequence ATGCGACGCAAATCGTCGTCGAGGGTCGATACCACGGCCGATCGCATCCCGATCGGGGTCGCCGTCGGATGCTACGATGCGTCCATGGCCAGCGAGCTGGGCGGCCGTGCCGGAGGCACCGGACGCAGGGTGCGACTCGGGTGGGAGGCGCTCGGCACCGTCACGATGGCGGGAACGCTCTTCGTGATCGTGCTCGATCCGATCGGCTCGGCCGTGCGTGCCGTGTCGGTCGGCTTCGTCCTCGCACTCATGGTGGCGGTGTGGCTCGCGCTCGGCAGGGTCGGCTTCGAGCGGCCTGGGCTCGCCCGCTGGCTGCTCGTGGGACTCGAGGGCACCTTGCTGCTGGTGGCGGTGGCCCTCGATGCGAACGCGGCCTACCTCTTGCTCGCTTGGAGCTTCCTCGCCTACGTGCTGCTGGCGGCCTCGGTGTCGGTCCCGGTCGTCATGGGGGTCGCCGCTCTCGTCGGCCTCGAGACGCACCTGCTCCCTCGCCCCCCTGTTCCCTGGGCCACCATCGTGTCCTGGTACGTCCCCGACATCGCCGCGGGCACCATGCTCGCGGTGTTCCTCGAGCGCACGAGGCGCCACGAGGAACTCCTGCGCCACACCATCGACGAGCTGCGCGCTGCCCAGACCACCATGCGCGAGCTCGCCTATCGCATGGGAGAGCTGCACGAACGCGAGCGACTCGCCGCGCGCATCCACGAGACCGTGGCCCAACACCTCGTGGGCATCCTCCTCTTGGTGCGTGGTGAGGCGCCCACCGAAGGGGCACGGCTCATCGAGGAGGCCTCGCTCGCGGGTCTCGAGGCGACTCGATCGTTGATCCGCGAGCTGCGACGGCGCGAGGAGTCGCCCGAAGCGCTTGCCGACGTGGTCTTGGTGGAGGCGGCGCGCCTTCGCGCGGCGGGTCTCGAGGTCGAGGTGGTGGGGGACCTCGAGGGGCTCGAGTTGCCGCCGATGGTACTGGACCTCGCCGCACGGTTGCTCGCGGAGGGCTCGACCAACGTCCTTCGCCACGCGATCGGTGCGACCCGCGTCCGCCTCGAGGCCCGACTCGAGGGAGCGCAGCTCGTGCTCGGGGTGGTCGACGACGGCGCAGCTCCGGCCGACCCGCGCCAGCTCGAGGGGCACCTCGGCCTCGCGCTGCTCGCCGAACGTGTCGAGCGTCTCGGGGGTCTGTTCGAGGCCCACCCGAGAGAGCACGGTGGTTTCGAGCTCGCCGCCCGTCTGCCGTATCGGA